Proteins encoded by one window of Vigna radiata var. radiata cultivar VC1973A chromosome 5, Vradiata_ver6, whole genome shotgun sequence:
- the LOC106762414 gene encoding uncharacterized protein LOC106762414: MGTGWRRAFCTRDPASTISDKQPGSPSPSPSPRSCARLGFLSGGSNPSTPRLRCTTTPESASQTVTVNESPRVQSRNTSRTTKSPKTLSVSNPSSPRSPLKLSLFKNSFKFRSSCGICLNSVKTGQGTAIYTAECGHAFHFPCIAAHVRKHGSLVCPVCNATWKDVPLLAAHKNLAAQSATQNDVAQRTTENTNANVKKPTENTSPVFKTYNQVEPPPKHTDSLRSYDDDEPLLSPTSGGRIIPIPEADENVEEDDEEEDAGEFQGFFVNTRNSSSSKSYSDSFQTTDGDSRTVQVKLMPECAVISASRTHETYALVLKVKAPPPPSPPRSSTAPSQRAPIDLVTVLDVGGNMTGAKLHMLKRAMRLVVSSLGPADRLSIVAFSATSKRLLPLRRMTAQGQRVARRIVDRLVVGQGSSVGEALRKATRVLEDRRERNPVASVMLLSDGQEERVQNQRGNSSGQRKASSHVSSTRFAHIEIPVHAFGFGAKSGFSQEPGEEAFAKCVGGLLSVVVQDLRIQVGFESEAVEMSAIYSCSGKPSLLSSGAVRLGDLYAEEERELLVELRVPASSGHGTHHVMAVRCLYKDPASQEIVYGREQGLLVPPPQSLRCSGTRIQRLRNLFITTRAIAESRRLLEHNADFTSAHHLLASARALLMHSNAASADDYMRALEAELAELHWRRQHEQVQVQVQQQQQSMQQRRRGSEREVTLVDENGEPLTPTSAWRAAEKLAKVAMMKKSLNRVSDLHGFENARF; encoded by the exons ATGGGTACTGGTTGGAGGAGAGCCTTCTGCACCCGCGACCCAGCTTCTACCATATCGGATAAACAGCCCGGCAGCCCAAGCCCAAGCCCCAGCCCAAGAAGCTGTGCCCGTTTGGGTTTTCTCTCCGGAGGGAGCAACCCTTCCACCCCACGCTTGCGCTGCACAACTACACCAGAATCTGCTTCTCAAACAGTTACTGTAAACGAAAGCCCCAGAGTTCAAAGCAGGAACACCTCCAGAACAACTAAGTCTCCGAAAACGCTTTCTGTCTCAAATCCATCTTCACCGCGTTCTCCTCTCAAGCTCTCCCTCTTCAAGAACAGTTTCAAATTCAGG AGTAGCTGTGGAATTTGCTTGAACAGCGTGAAGACGGGACAGGGTACGGCTATATACACTGCGGAATGTGGTCACGCGTTTCATTTCCCGTGTATCGCAGCGCATGTGCGCAAACATGGTAGCCTGGTGTGCCCCGTCTGCAACGCCACGTGGAAGGACGTCCCACTACTCGCGGCGCACAAGAACCTCGCTGCGCAATCCGCCACGCAAAACGACGTCGCTCAAAGGACCACCGAAAACACCAATGCCAACGTCAAAAAGCCAACAGAAAACACATCCCCCGTTTTCAAGACCTACAACCAGGTGGAGCCCCCGCCCAAACATACCGATTCGCTTCGGTCCTACGACGACGACGAGCCACTCCTCTCTCCCACCTCAGGCGGAAGGATCATTCCTATTCCCGAAGCCGACGAGAATGTCGAAGAAGACGACGAAGAAGAAGACGCCGGGGAGTTCCAGGGCTTTTTCGTCAACACCAGGAACTCCTCCTCCTCAAAATCGTACTCCGATTCATTCCAAACAACTGACGGAGATTCCAGAACGGTTCAGGTGAAACTCATGCCGGAGTGCGCAGTTATCTCAGCTTCCCGAACGCACGAGACCTACGCGTTGGTGTTGAAAGTCAAGGCTCCGCCTCCACCATCTCCACCACGGAGCAGCACGGCGCCATCGCAACGTGCGCCGATAGATCTCGTCACCGTGCTCGACGTTGGTGGAAACATGACCGGAGCGAAGCTGCACATGCTGAAGCGCGCGATGCGTTTGGTTGTTTCATCGCTTGGCCCCGCCGACAGGCTCTCAATCGTCGCTTTCTCAGCCACTTCGAAACGGCTCTTGCCTCTACGCAGAATGACGGCCCAGGGTCAGCGCGTGGCTCGACGCATAGTTGACCGGCTCGTTGTAGGTCAAGGTTCGAGCGTAGGCGAGGCGTTGAGGAAGGCGACGAGAGTGTTAGAGGATCGCAGAGAGAGAAACCCGGTGGCTAGCGTGATGCTGTTATCGGACGGTCAAGAAGAGAGGGTTCAGAATCAGAGGGGTAACAGTAGTGGTCAGAGAAAGGCTTCGAGTCACGTGTCGTCGACGCGGTTCGCGCATATCGAGATTCCGGTTCACGCTTTCGGGTTCGGGGCGAAAAGCGGTTTCAGCCAGGAACCGGGGGAGGAGGCGTTCGCTAAGTGCGTGGGTGGGCTTCTGAGCGTGGTGGTGCAGGATTTGAGGATTCAAGTGGGCTTTGAGTCAGAGGCGGTGGAGATGAGCGCGATTTACTCGTGCAGTGGAAAGCCCAGTCTGCTGAGCTCAGGGGCGGTGCGGCTGGGCGACTTGTACGCGGAGGAAGAGAGGGAGCTGTTGGTGGAGTTGAGAGTTCCCGCGTCGTCAGGTCATGGGACCCACCACGTGATGGCTGTACGGTGCCTCTATAAGGACCCTGCTAGCCAGGAGATCGTATACGGTAGGGAGCAGGGTCTTCTGGTGCCGCCGCCTCAGAGCCTGCGTTGTTCCGGTACTAGGATCCAGAGGCTCAGGAATCTCTTCATAACTACCCGAGCCATTGCAGAGTCCAGGAGGCTTCTTGAGCATAACGCTGACTTCACCAGCGCGCATCATTTGCTTGCCTCAGCGCGTGCACTTCTCATGCACTCCAACGCCGCTTCGGCTGATGACTACATGCGCGCCTTGGAGGCCGAGCTGGCAGAGCTTCATTGGCGAAGACAGCACGAGCAGGTTCAGGTTCAGGTTCAGCAACAGCAGCAAAGTATGCAACAGCGGAGAAGAGGGAGTGAGAGAGAGGTGACTTTGGTTGACGAGAATGGCGAGCCGCTTACACCGACGTCAGCTTGGAGAGCCGCCGAGAAGCTGGCTAAGGTGGCGATGA
- the LOC106762141 gene encoding auxin-responsive protein IAA9 produces MSPPLLGIGEEEGKSNVSLLVSSSTTMESVCLKNTLELKERNYMGLSDCSSVDSSVPSFSEDTKSNLNLKATELRLGLPGSQSPERDSDFCLRSSTQFDEKPLFPLRPLTDDHHSSTKTAVLGNKRGFSDAMNGFSEGKFLIDSENNPILSPRPGSNLGLNPGSTLEKAGAQQIKMKEAATAKEPHSANETRPSIGCSANNNNSAPATKAQVVGWPPIRSFRKNSLATNSKNNEEVDEKVGVGALFVKVSMDGAPYLRKVDLNNYSTYPELSSALEKMFSCFTISQCGSHGILGREMLNETKLKDLLHGSEYVLTYEDKDGDWMLVGDVPWEMFIETCKRLRIMKSSDAIGLAPRAVEKSKIRT; encoded by the exons ATGTCTCCACCATTGCTGGGCATAGGAGAGGAGGAGGGTAAAAGCAATGTCAGTTTGTTGGTTTCCTCATCAACCACCATGGAAAGTGTGTGCCTGAAGAATACCTTAGAATTGAAAGAACGCAACTACATGGGGTTATCTGATTGTTCTTCTGTAGACAGCTCCGTTCCGTCTTTCTCAGAAGACACTAAAAGTAATCTGAACCTGAAAGCCACCGAGCTCAGGCTTGGGCTTCCGGGATCACAGTCCCCTGAAAGAGATTCCGATTTTTGCTTAAGAAGCTCAACTCAATTTGATGAAAAACCCTTGTTTCCTTTGCGTCCTCTCACTGATGATCACCATTCTTCAACCAAGACTGCTGTTTTGGGAAACAAGAGAGGGTTTTCAGATGCCATGAATGGCTTCTCGGAG GGGAAGTTCCTAATCGATTCTGAGAACAATCCTATACTCTCTCCGAGGCCCGGTTCTAACTTGGGATTAAATCCTGGTTCTACACTTGAGAAGGCTGGGGCTCAGcaaatcaaaatgaaagaagCAGCAACAGCAAAGGAGCCTCATTCTGCCAATGAAACTAGACCAAGTATTGGTTGTTCTGCAAATAACAATAACAGTGCACCAGCTACCAA GGCTCAGGTTGTGGGGTGGCCCCCTATAAGATCATTCAGGAAGAATTCATTGGCAACTAATTCAAAGAACAATGAAGAAGTTGATGAAAAAGTAGGGGTTGGTGCACTGTTCGTCAAAGTCAGTATGGATGGTGCTCCCTATTTAAGGAAAGTGGACTTGAATAATTACTCTACATATCCAGAACTATCTTCTGCTCTTGAGAAGATGTTTAGCTGTTTTACCATAA GTCAGTGTGGATCTCATGGAATTCTGGGCAGGGAAATGCTGAATGAAACCAAGCTGAAGGACCTTCTTCATGGATCAGAATATGTTCTTACATATGAGGACAAAGATGGTGATTGGATGCTTGTGGGTGATGTTCCCTGGGA GATGTTTATTGAAACATGCAAGAGGTTGAGGATCATGAAGAGTTCTGATGCCATTGGTTTAG CTCCCAGGGCTGTTGAAAAAAGCAAAATCAGGACCTAG